The Drechmeria coniospora strain ARSEF 6962 chromosome 02, whole genome shotgun sequence genome has a segment encoding these proteins:
- a CDS encoding Transcription factor (Transcription factor, fungi) — protein MASLRNIMNVDDDHVESHSLKPRESAPTCPPHPAPSVTASGYATAAVLSVATTSSPATAARSHRHSPPSYSLQRLGIDPSSSSSPSPFPPARPTPRVESDRRQSTASIDSMDSHYRHGHNHSHGHGYSRSHGRGHSVGSYPSAPMRPLVSGEDSPLKLTPITGRVSRAKKGLAVHVCEICRPPKTFTRAEHLRRHQLSHTPPELACEVLGCDKVFHRRDLLERHLQKHDHGGKRSKVTTPRQGTSARPRGSKSPGQVSQGNSPPQSMLPMPHSLSSPPPPAGSKPDPSHRAMAMAPGRWSTGQSTPQLREVRDELGVGEVKTEYIIDSMPSMQSAAARTTSGYSQPRTAPSTGLGLINSIPGLCVSNVTHPSIAWQGNPVLSSYSAPPSSVSRAQLAPAPTPSPGWNRSLAHPIVARSAPSPAVGSGSYPIPFGFAVSTTQTYPSMYGDGSGIPLSGYDEVIYGSAGPNAAVRSLSPQLALGPSSETLVTTPSALPSDRVVNPMACGRQPESASALSDLLPASLSSEVRSRLPVYIDIYWARVHPLYPIIHRATFAKESGMDAEHMDVLRCSMGAVATQFLQHREHRIAGSLLHSYASQKSVTLKSTHLSLSVMQATLLCEYYARFRGRSKESYRPSPRFDALCQMVANGQPAWDSVAVGCDNFQKWERWIRVESCRRLLAACFILSVGGIWYYEQPFTSVLGLDNFSPMMLSIPLSASTQQAWESESAAAWASIDLAGTRLRTVGEALQEVVSPSSVASMPLFDASLLLAAQALQLPRRRNPTEIELVEDASCIDIHDMTIPRMLPWSPGAYTYMALHYTPLHWLLSVSGDSWAFNKKISQVSTFTEYKKKLGKWQKSGSAAIATVFAAKALKISLNLGPDPRRDDNATLALPPAGAPWVDISDFWGIYVCALVCWAFGHEGKRNVAKSSRGAAVGWLLAVAEMEPGELQGLSGREESQGVVGVVHDVLSRDCLGGRSILYSDAVGVLRRLEEVGNWKWF, from the exons atggccagccTCAGAAATATCAtgaacgtcgacgacgatcatGTTGAATCGCACTCCTTAAAGCCGAGAgagtcggcgccgacatGTCCTCCTCATCCCGCGCCCTCCGTCACCGCCTCGGGTTACGCCACCGCGGCAGTCCTATCCGTCGCGACCACCTCATCGCCGGCTACGGCAGCAAGGAGCCATCGGCATAGCCCCCCTTCCTATTCTCTGCAACGGCTGGGCATCgacccgtcgtcgtcgtcgtcgccctcgccgtttCCCCCGGCTCGCCCTACGCCTCGCGTCGAGTCCGATCGGCGCCAGAGCACCGCAAGCATCGACTCGATGGATTCACATTACCGGCATGGCCACAACCACAGCCACGGCCATGGCTACAGCCGTTCTCATGGTCGCGGACACTCCGTGGGATCATATCCCAGCGCCCCCATGAGACCTCTTGTCTCCGGCGAAGACTCGCCGTTGAAACTTACACCGATCACGGGCAGGGTGAGTCGGGCCAAGAAGGGACTTGCTGTGCACGTTTGCGAAATTTGTCGCCCCCCCAAG ACTTTCACCCGTGCCGAACATCTGAG GCGTCATCAGTTGAGCCATACGCCTCCAGAACTTGCCTGCGAGGTTCTCGGCTGCGACAAGGTATTTCATCGCAGAGATCTGCTCGAACGACATCTTCAGAAACA TGATCATGGTGGAAAACGCAGCAAGGTCACCACCCCCCGCCAAGGAACGTCGGCCCGCCCTCGTGGGTCGAAGAGCCCCGGCCAGGTCTCGCAGGGAAACTCGCCACCACAGTCCATGCTGCCGATGCCTCACTCTCTGAGCAgtcccccccctcccgccgGTTCCAAGCCGGATCCATCTCATCgagccatggccatggcaccTGGGCGCTGGTCGACGGGACAGTCGACACCCCAGCTGCGAGAGGTGCGTGATGAGCTCGGCGTGGGGGAGGTGAAGACCGAATACATCATAGATTCTATGCCGAGTATGCAATCCGCCGCAGCCAGAACAACCTCTGGGTACTCGCAACCTCGCACCGCACCCTCCACCGGACTTGGGCTTATTAATTCCATTCCGGGACTCTGCGTATCCAACGTTACCCATCCGTCCATTGCTTGGCAGGGAAACCCGGTCTTGTCGAGCTATTCTGCGCCGCCTTCAAGCGTGTCACGGGCCCAGCTAGCACCGGCTCCGACTCCGAGTCCGGGCTGGAACCGATCCCTCGCCCACCCCATCGTCGCGAGGAGTGCGCCAAGTCCTGCCGTGGGCAGCGGCAGCTATCCTATTCCCTTTGGCTTTGCCGTTTCTACGACGCAAACCTACCCGTCGATGTACGGAGACGGGTCCGGCATCCCCCTGTCGGGGTATGACGAAGTCATCTACGGTTCCGCCGGTCCAAACGCCGCTGTTCGTAGCCTATCCCCGCAGCTGGCCCTGGGTCCATCATCCGAGACTCTAGTGACCACGCCCTCTGCGCTTCCGTCGGACCGGGTGGTCAACCCGATGGCTTGCGGTCGTCAGCCGGAGTCGGCGTCTGCACTTTCGGATCTGCTACCCGCATCATTGAGCAGCGAGGTCCGCAGCCGGTTACCAGTTTATATTGACATATATTGGGCAAGAGTCCATCCGCTGTATCCCATCATCCACCGGGCCACCTTTGCGAAGGAGTCTGGCATGGATGCGGAACACATGGATGTGCTTCGTTGTTCCATGGGCGCCGTGGCTACACAGTTCCTGCAGCATAGGGAACACCGCATTGCCGGAAGTCTGCTGCACTCTTACGCCTCGCAGAAATCCGTTACG CTCAAGTCAACACACCTTTCTCTATCAGTCATGCAGGCAACTCTTTTATGTGAATATTACGCTCGCTTCCGAGGCCGCAGCAAAGAGTCGTATCGCCCTTCGCCTCGATTCGATGCCCTCTGTCAAATG GTCGCCAATGGTCAACCCGCCTGGGATTCTGTTGCCGTCGGCTGCGATAATTTCCAGAAGTGGGAGCGCTGGATTCGGGTAGAGTCGTGCCGAAGACTTCTCGCCGCTTGCTTCATTCTtagcgtcggcggcatctggTATTACGAACAGCCGTTTACTTCGGTGCTCGGACTCGATAATTTCTCGCCCATGATGCTATCTATTCCGCTATCTGCGAGCACACAACAGGCTTGGGAATCGGAGAGTGCTGCTGCTTGGGCTAGCATTGACCTCGCAGGGACGAGGCTACGGACCGTGGGTGAGGCCCTGCAGGAGGTGGTCTCTCCGTCGAGCGTCGCATCCATGCCGCTGTTTGACGCTTCGCTCCTCCTTGCCGCGCAAGCGCTTCAGCTACCTCGAAGACGAAACCCGACAGAAATCGAGTTGGTGGAAGATGCATCGTGCATCGACATCCATGACATGACTATTCCTAGGATGCTCCCATGGTCTCCGGGAGCGTATACATACATGGCGCTTCACTACACACCACTGCACTGGCTGCTCTCAGTCTCCGGTGATAGCTGGGCCTTCAACAAGAAGATTTCCCAAGTGAGCACGTTCACCGAGTATAAGAAGAAGCTGGGCAAGTGGCAGAAATCTGGGAGCGCCGCCATTGCTACAGTGTTTGCTGCCAAAGCCCTCAAGATATCCCTCAACTTGGGGCCGGACCCGCGTCGCGATGACAACGCAACTCTGGCGTTACCACCCGCCGGTGCGCCGTGGGTGGACATTTCCGATTTTTGGGGCATCTACGTTTGCGCCCTTGTTTGCTGGGCCTTTGGCCACGAGGGCAAACGCAACGTGGCAAAGTCATCTCGAGGCGCCGCGGTGGGATGGCTCCTGGCGGTGGCAGAGATGGAGCCTGGAGAACTCCAGGGTCTTTCGGGGCGCGAAGAGTCACAAGGGGTTGTCGGTGTCGTGCATGATGTCTTGAGCAGAGATTGCCTGGGTGGGCGAAGCATCCTGTACTCTGACGCTGTTGGCGTTTTACGGAGGCTGGAAGAGGTCGGCAATTGGAAGTGGTTCTAG
- a CDS encoding Phosphatidylserine decarboxylase, which produces MRIVPSRLLPSASNSHSNSRSQSPMPMRPRHEHAGQPPADAGNGLALKVVIIKARNLAAKDRGGTSDPYLMLSLGDSRVVTHSVPKTLNPEWNVMEELPVHSVQSLVLDAICWDKDRFGKDYMGEFDLALEEIFQNEQAEQEPTWYPLKSKRPGKKTGVVSGEVQLQFTLLDTSNPASTAQERLAKLYSLIGSEATASSRQGTPSMSQILGLSAMPRSDPTSSSPDEAADDYDDEYLTEFDDEAMYEAGDASKPEAAERRRRRLRISGLKRRRRENPYAFNNGFSDVVGIIFLEICKITDLPPESNLTRTSFDMDPFVVASLGKKTYRTRRVRHNLNPVFNEKMIFHVQGHEQTYSFSFTVIDHDKYSGNDFIASCTLPVPGLIDKAPKADPDTGLYPLRDPPEHAPAATKGRFMRLGMSRSSSSQSLSKLMRPGLSKNAAATPPPASQPNPANDAAHNPPPPPTSHPLLAGADGQAGAVAEAAEGGAEGDDPDFHDYVVPLKMKNLDKWESKHNPVLYLRAKYMPYSALRQQFWRAMLRQYDTDESGEISRVELTTMLDTLGSTLRESTIDGFFQRFPHKAADSEEAWEMTMDEAVTCLEDQLDAKSKASPSAAGAKLRGMVPDLKHLGIRAKLGSNSSPEDSGTSTPQVPFESQESVSVPDASVPAEAEGEEDTSSDDRGEEHVVEIRECPICHQPRLNKRSDTDIITHIATCASQDWRQVNTVLMGGFVTASQAQRKWYSKVITKLSYGGYKLGANSANILVQDRITGQINEEKMSVYVRLGIRLLYKGLKSRDMENKRIRKLLKNLSIKQGRKFDDPASKEEIEKFIDFHGLDMSEVLLPLDEFKNFNEFFFRALKPGARPCSAPANPRIIVSPADCRSVVFNQITQATKIWVKGREFNMKRLLGSAYPEDAARYENGALGIFRLAPQDYHRFHIPVDGVMGKPVTIAGEYYTVNPMAIRSALDVYGENVRVLVPIESAEHGRVMVICVGAMMVGSTVITREEGDEVRRAEELGYFKFGGSTILLLFEPGKMRFDDDLADNSNGALETLIRVGMSIGHSPNEPQWTPDMRKSEEDITKAEKQEAKRRIQGNFSMDSSSPGDSSGSDDGPPPPLRRMSTVPTMTTLAASAL; this is translated from the exons ATGCGTATCGTCCCAAGCCGTCTCCTCCCCTCCGCGTCCAACTCCCACAGCAACTCTCGAAGCCAAAGCCCGATGCCGATGCGTCcacggcacgagcacgcgGGGCAGCCtcctgccgacgccggtAACGGCCTCGCCCTCAAGGTCGTCATCATCAAG GCCCGGAATCTTGCCGCCAAGGATCGAGGAGGCACATCCGACCCG TACCTCATGCTTTCCCTCGGCGACTCCCGCGTCGTCACCCACTCGGTTCCCAAGACGCTCAACCCCGAATGGAACGTCATGGAGGAGCTGCCCGTCCATTCGGTCCAgagcctcgtcctcgacgccatctGCTGGGACAAGGACCGCTTCGGCAAGGACTACATGGGCGAGttcgacctcgccctcgaggagaTATTTCAGaacgagcaggccgagcaggagCCGACGTGGTACCCCCTCAAGAGCAAGCGGCCCGGCAAGAAGACGGGCGTCGTCTCGGGCGAGGTCCAGCTCCAATTCACCCTCCTCGACACCTCCAacccggcctcgacggcgcaggaGAGGCTGGCCAAGCTCTACAGCCTCATCGGCTCCGAAGCGACGGCTTCCTCGCGGCAGGGAACGCCCTCGATGAGCCAGATTCTCGGCCTCTCGGCCATGCCAAGGTCCGacccgacctcgtcgtcacccgacgaggcggccgacgactacgacgacgagtacCTCACCGAGTTCGACGATGAAGCCATGtacgaagccggcgacgcctCCAAacccgaggcggccgagcggcggaggaggcggctgAGGATCAGCGGCTTGAagaggcgacgacgcgaaAACCCCTACGCCTTCAACAACGGTTtctccgacgtcgtcggcatcatctTCCTCGAGATTTGCAAAATCACCGACCTCCCGCCCGAGTCCAAcctgacgaggacgagcttcGACATGGAccccttcgtcgtcgcctccctcgGCAAGAAGACGTACCGCACCCGCCGCGTGAGGCACAACCTCAACCCCGTCTTCAACGAGAAGATGATCTTCCACGTCCAGGGCCACGAGCAGACCTactccttctccttcaccGTCATCGACCACGACAAGTACTCGGGCAACGACTTCATCGCCTCCTGCACCCTACCCGTCCCCGGCCTCATCGACAAGGCCCCCAAGGCGGACCCCGACACGGGCCTGTACCCCCTGCGAGACCCTCCCGAGCACgcgcccgccgccaccaAGGGCCGCTTCATGCGCCTAGGCATgtctcgctcgtcgtcgtcgcagagCCTGAGCAAGCTCATGCGGCCGGGCCTGTCCAagaacgccgccgccacgccgccgccggcgtcgcagcCGAACCCGGCCAACGACGCGGCCCAcaacccgccgccgccgccgaccagcCACCCCCTCCTcgcgggcgccgacggccaggcgGGCGcggtcgccgaggcggccgagggcggggccgagggagacgacCCCGACTTCCACGACTACGTGGTGCCCTTGAAGATGAAGAACCTCGACAAGTGGGAGTCGAAGCACAACCCCGTCCTCTACCTGCGcgccaagtacatgccctACTCGGCCCTGCGGCAGCAGTTCTGGCGGGCCATGCTCCGCCAGTACGACAcggacgagagcggcgagaTCAGCCGCGTCGAGCtgacgacgatgctcgaCACCCTCGGCTCCACGCTCCGCGAGTCCACCATCGACGGCTTCTTCCAGCGATTCCCCCACAAGGCGGCCGACAGCGAGGAGGCCTGGGAGATGAccatggacgaggccgtcacCTGCCTCGAGGACCAGCTGGACGCCAAGAGcaaggcctcgccgtcggcggccggcgccaaGCTCCGGGGCATGGTGCCGGACCTGAAGCACCTGGGCATCCGCGCGAAGCTGGGCTCCAACTCGAGCCCCGAGGACTCGggcacgtcgacgccccAGGTCCCCTTTGAGTCGCAGGAGTCCGTCTCGGTGCCCGACGCgagcgtgccggccgaggccgagggggaggaggacaCGAGCAGCGACGACCGCGGCGAGgagcacgtcgtcgagatcCGCGAGTGTCCCATCTGCCACCAGCCGCGGCTCAACAAGCGCAGCGACACGGACATCATCACGCACATCGCCACGTGCGCGAGCCAGGACTGGCGCCAGGTAAACACGGTGCTCATGGGCGGCTTCGTCACGGCGAGCCAGGCGCAGCGCAAGTGGTACTCCAAGGTCATTACGAAGCTCTCGTATGGCGGCTACAAGCTGGGGGCGAACTCGGCCAACATCCTGGTGCAGGACCGCATCACGGGCCAGATCAACGAGGAGAAGATGAGCGTATACGTGCGGCTGGGCATCCGCCTGCTCTACAAGGGATTGAAGTCGCGAGACATGGAGAACAAGCGAA TCCGCAAGCTTCTCAAGAACCTGAGCATCAAGCAGGGCAGGAAGTTCGACGACCCCGCGTCCAAGGAGGAGATTGAAAAGTTCATCGACTTTCACGGTCTCGACATGTCCGaggtgctgctgccgctggacGAGTTCAAGAACTTCAACGAATTCTTTTTCCGCGCCCTAAAGCCCGGGGCCCGACCGtgctcggcaccggccaaCCCGAGGATCATCGTGTCGCCGGCCGACTGCCGCAGCGTCGTCTTCAACCAGATCACGCAGGCCACCAAGATCTGGGTCAAGGGCCGCGAGTTCAACATGAAGCGCCTCCTCGGCTCGGCCTACCCCGAGGACGCGGCGCGGTACGAAAACGGCGCGCTGGGCATCTTCCGGCTGGCGCCGCAAGACTACCACCGGTTTCACatccccgtcgacggcgtcatggGCAAGCCGGTGACCATCGCGGGCGAGTATTACACGGTCAACCCCATGGCGATCCGGTCGGCGCTCGACGTCTACGGCGAGAACGTCCGGGTGCTGGTGCCCATCGAGTCGGCCGAGCACGGGCGCGTCATGGTCAtctgcgtcggcgccatGATGGTCGGCAGCACCGTCATCACGcgcgaggagggcgacgaggtgcggagggccgaggagctcgggTACTTTAAGTTTGGCGGCAGCACCATCCTGCTCCTCTTCGAGCCGGGCAAGATgcgcttcgacgacgacctggcGGACAACTCGAACGGCGCGCTCGAGACACTG ATCCGCGTGGGCATGTCCATCGGCCACTCGCCCAACGAGCCGCAGTGGACGCCCGACATGCGCAAGAGCGAGGAGGACATCACAAAGGCCGAGAAGCAGGAGGCCAAGCGGCGAATCCAGGGCAACTTTTCCAtggactcgtcgtcgcccgggGACAGCAgcggctccgacgacgggcctcctccgccgctgcggaggatgtcgacggtgccgacgatgacgacgctcgccgcgTCGGCCTTGTAG
- a CDS encoding phosphorylcholine transferase — translation MPSPSSQNGKRKRDVAAAKALDGARETVRDGSEDRDTDDSAASSTNRPRASNGAGPNPKRQRANSGRPTDAGEPCDANERVGRSKGRRSSVADVDETESMEPPPIGKLTDPAGGFTTNPPPVGRAVRVYADGVFDLFHLGSVHRPPLVPVGGTDDADLFLRSHMRQLEQAKKAFPNTTLVVGVTGDNETHKRKGLTVMSAKERAETVRHCRWVDEVIEDCPWVVTPDFLDANRLDYVAHDDLPYGADEGDDIYQPIKETGKFLVTQRTEGVSTTGIITRIVRDYEKYIARQFKRGTSRQELNVSWLKKNEMDLKRHVQDLRDNIITNWTSTGQELSRELKQFWPASRPASPARFNSQGSDLARSPTAGPGNSKDFVTGYTLGLVGGVRSWMTKNRRTVASSSRVPSDDDESDESGSGGAPTVPADVRRKSMPNLVAPKPTKA, via the exons atgccgtcaccgtcgagccAGAACGGTAAGCGCAAGCgagacgtcgccgccgcaaaggcgctcgacggcgcccgagaGACGGTGCGCGATGGCTCCGAGGACCGCGACACGGACGattcggccgcgtcgtcgacgaaccGTCCACGCGCCTccaacggcgccggcccGAATCCTAAGCGACAGCGGGCCAACTCGGGACGGCCGACCGATGCCGGCGAGCCCTGCGACGCGAACGAGCGCGTCGGCCGCAGCAAGGGACGCAGGTCCTcggtggccgacgtcgacgagacggagagCATGGAGCCGCCGCCCATCGGCAAGCTCACGGACCCGGCCGGAGGCTTCACGACGAACCCGCCtcccgtcggccgcgccgtccgcgtctacgccgacggcgtcttCGATCTCTTCCATCTGGGGTCCGTCCATCGTCCGcccctcgtccccgtcggcggAACCGACGACGCTGACCTCTTTCTCCGCAGCCACATGCGTCAGCTCGAGCAAGCCAAGAAGGCCTTCCCGAACACGACgctggtcgtcggcgtcaccgGCGACAACGAGACGCACAAGCGAAAGGGCCTGACCGTCATGTCCGCCAAGGAGCGCGCCGAGACGGTCCGCCACTGTCGGtgggtcgacgaggtcatcGAGGACTGCCCCTGGGTCGTCACGCCCGACTTCCTCGACGCGAACCGGCTCGACTACGTCGCCCACGACGACCTCCCGTacggagccgacgagggcgacgacatCTACCAACCGATCAAGGAGACGGGCAAGTTCCTCGTCACCCAGCGAACCGAGGGTGTCAGCACGACGGGCATCATCACCAG GATCGTCCGCGACTACGAAAAGTACATTGCGCGCCAGTTCAAGCGCGGAACGTCGCGGCAGGAGCTCAACGTCAGCTGGCTCAAGAAGAACGAGATGGACCTGAAGCGTCACGTCCAGGACCTACGAGACAACATCATCACCAACTGGACGAGCACCGGCCAGGAGCTGAGCAGGGAACTCAAGCAATTCTGGCCCGCGAGCCGGCCCGCGAGCCCGGCCCGCTTCAACTCACAGGGCAGTGATCTGGCGAGGTCGCCCACCGCCGGACCCGGCAACTCCAAGGACTTTGTCACCGGCTACACCCTCGGTCTCGTCGGTGGCGTGCGTTCATGG ATGACCAAGAACCGGCGGACCGTCGCGAGCAGCAGTCGGGTTCCcagcgatgacgacgagtcCGACGAGAGCGGCTCGGGCGGCGCCCCCACCGTTCCGGCCGATGTGCGCCGAAAGTCGATGCCCAACCTCGtcgcgccgaagccgacgaagGCATGA